TTTTGTTCTCCGCTGAAAGCGTTAGGCCAAACCACTTGCCAAATGTTGGCGAGTTTTTTCGCAAATCGACGGCGACATCAAATACTTCACCTTCAGAAACGCGAACCAACTTACCTTGCGCGTATGGATTGAGCTGGTAATGCAGCCCGCGAAGTACGCCCTTTACGGAACGGCTGATGTTGTCTTGCCAAAACAAGGTTGGAAGGTTGTGCTTGCTAAAAGCTGCAAGGTTAAAACTTTCATAAAAATAGCCTCGTTCGTCACCGAAAATTTTCGGTTCTACAATTAGCACGCCGGGCAAAGGGGTTTCGATAATATTCATGGATTCGCCGGTAATTTTAAAAATTTTTAAGCTTG
Above is a window of Chloroherpeton thalassium ATCC 35110 DNA encoding:
- the rfbC gene encoding dTDP-4-dehydrorhamnose 3,5-epimerase: MNIIETPLPGVLIVEPKIFGDERGYFYESFNLAAFSKHNLPTLFWQDNISRSVKGVLRGLHYQLNPYAQGKLVRVSEGEVFDVAVDLRKNSPTFGKWFGLTLSAENKKQLWIPPGFAHGFCVTSDFAVFNYKATTKYAPSSERAILWNDAELGIEWPKLDCDWILSEKDKNGTPFSKAEMNFH